The Arachis ipaensis cultivar K30076 chromosome B03, Araip1.1, whole genome shotgun sequence region TAACTCTTTCTGTTTCAACTGTTACAACcgaaaaatctttttcaattatgaATGTTGTGAAGAATAAACtcagaaacaaaatgaaaaataaacttCTTGCTAATTGTCTTCTGATTTACATTGAGAAAAATATTGCCGAAAAATTTAATACAAATgctattatcgatgaattttatgatataaaAAATCGTTATATACCACTTAATCGTACAAAAAAtcagccaatgagtaatagctcaaatggcatagtctcttcatacttaattaagaggttgcgggttcgagtctcatatctttggtaaaaaaaaaaaaaatcgtacaaaaaatcataaataaaaaatacatagcCACAATGTTTGGATTGGTAGCCCCCGTAAATTGTGTTTTCCTCTTATGTATTCTTGTATAAGCTCTTATTATATCATTTCTAAGCATTGAGGATGAATAAGCCATGCATCTTACATTATTATTGGTGTCGAAGATTGTTGTTTGAATTaagagtttttatttttttttgtccttTCTTACAcacagaaaaagtaaataagtAAATGACAATCACAAAGCAAAAATAAATTTACAGGACAAATAACaatacaaattaaaatttgatgAGAAAGTTGTAGAATTGCACGTTTTTGTGAGTTGTGACTAATTGATGGTTGATGAATTTCTTCATGGTGCTCTGTTATTTTGGACCCTTGTATGTATAGTATATATAAGACTTTCGTGTTTAATTTTGTGATTCTTATAATTATCTCCAAACAATATGCTCCATTAATGTTCTTAATATGAAAGAAATATGGCATTATACCAGAGCACATCTTTCCACATTAATTTTATTTACTATTTATTATCTTTATTGAGCTGATTTTGTTTTTTTCCGATTAACTAATTTGAAAAATCTGAGACACCCATATTTTGAACAAAATAAGATGTTTACAACCGTTCTTCTGTGTTTACCATGCTTTGGAAACACAACGTTCTAATTCAAAAAAAGTCAAATCCAAATATGGATTCCCTTACTCCAATGATGTTTGGATTGCTAGCAATACCCTTGCACCGGTGGGAGTGGTATGTTGTTATTGGAGGGTTACCTTTTTTGGTCATGGCCCATGGTCAACAAGCAAATGCGGGTCGAAGGTTGAAAGCACAAATCAACTCCACCGATGAATTTATTGGGCCCTTTTGATTAATATGCTTTTTTTTTGGGACTAAGAGTAATATGCTTTATTTGACTCTCAAATTATCTTTGGGCTATTTGGTTAACTCGGacgaattattttttttttttcacaacaaATGATGTCAGATATCATGGAATGCATGCAGAAAATATGGAAAATTATAGTATACAGATCAACATGTATACAGATATTCCCTTATTCCTTCTGCCTAGCTTCTGCGTGAATGCCTGAGGGACACGTGTCTAAGGTGTGGAGCTATAGGGAGGCGGTGGGACAGGCTTGTTTTAGGCGCGCTCGTCATGCCTCATGGCTGGCTTGCAACTCTCGTAACGGCGCTGTGCAAACGTATCAATTGATTGGGCTGGACTTTGTGTTACCAAAAAATAAGCTTCCTGTTGCGGTTTTTTGTTATTCTTTTATCCAAGgagtttaaaaaatgaaaaagagaaagggtCCAAAAGGGAAACTCCTATGGAATGAAACTGATGCACcccaatccaaaaaaaaaaataaataaataaactgatGCACCCATGGGGTTATGATATggttactaatttttttaaaaataaaataaaaattaattatttttcgaaACCCtatttttgaactttaatttcGTAAATACgttttttttttatagatttCGCCTAATCTCCCAGCGAATTCcacttcaaatttaaaaaaaaatggctAACGCAAATTTTTAAGTTTCACAGTGGACAATGGCAACCGTTATCATCTCCAGAATCCATAGAAATACATAATGAAACATAGTAATAAGTCATTTTTAtaggaaaaataataatttttttattaataataaaaaaaatccttgATAAATATGGCTTATTCCCATTTTTGGAGACTATGAAAATACTTGTCATTGTCGCCAGCAATGTTGAAGAAGTCATGCTTGTTGTCCGTGTATATTTTGTGTATCTGTATGTATTATTGGATACGATGATACTGGCTTAGAAATTAGAGTTTTCGTAAATTTTGGAAAGAATTGAAGTGGAGTTCGCCAAGGTTAGGTGAATTCGCCCTAAATACTACAGAAAATCTGATTTGGGAAATTAAAGATGAAAAATGGGGTtttagaaaataataagtttttttttattttattttaaaaatcctaTAGTTACTACATGGAGCTCATAGTTATTAGAACTAAACCGGTGATCGAATCGGTTAGGTTATTGGGTCACTGGATCGGATCATTGGTTGAACCAGTAAGTTATTGGTTGAACAGATTGACTCGGTCCTTCGTaaagaaaaaaatagtaaaaaatttaaaattaaaatttaaaatacatattttaacTAACATTTTAAGAATATCAAGCTATTTTAAAACAATATGGAACAANNNNNNNNNNNNNNNNNNNNNNNNNNNTTATGTTAATTTTTCTctcttataaatattttattttgtttttatattaaaataataattattttcaaaatttaataatttattaataaatttatatctattatactattatatactacaagtatttattaaaaaataatattaatagatattataaacttatgaaaagaaaaaataagtgaatttataattattgttaaataaaaatataattaatttaagaatgaatgagtttataactaaaattaaaataaattaaataaaaataaattatttgagaGATATATATATAAATGGACCTGCTATATATAAAGAGCATATGGCAGTTCCATTTATGAGGGTAAGGGTTGGAATCCTGCCTCTAGCATTTTGAACAAATTTTTAATTTCAAGCGGATTGGTCATACCGGTTTTCACCGGGCATTATTGATTTTTGAGCGGTTAACTCCGGATTTAACTATTTCGAATTAGTTCTCTGTCTTATACGGTCTAAATATCAAACCGGATCAGTATAATTTCAGCTTTACCGATTTTTTGATCGAACCCGCTAGTCCAGGCCGGTTTTAATAACACTGGTGGAGCTACCTTTGTTTGTTTTGAGTGGAAAGGTGAGGTGATTTTTGTGTGGGTAATTCACCCGTATAAACCCAAGAAAGTTTAAAATGACATAAATTCCCACAAAGCAAAAACGTAAGTTGGAGGTCTCGTTCAATAATTCTATGTAAATTGAATTTAATGAATTTGAGTTAGAATTTTTAGTAGCAAATCAAATGTAATTGATTCGAATGAATGTAGTTCGATTTCTTCGTACAATGCAAAAATAGGTTGAAAAAAATATTCCTTTCATTAACAAAGCTCACCGTCTTTAGCACATGATCTTCGCGAGGttaaaaaacagaaaattaagaACCTAAAACCACCATAAGTTCAACAAGGTTCCCGGCAAAATCGTAGACAACAGGGTAAAAAGCCCTTTTTAGAATTTAGCGGCaggaattaaaatacaaaaaaaaaattcagcggGTCTTATATTATAAAAAACACATGAAGATCTAATTATTAATCATCTACAACCTTCTTTCCATAATATACTTCTGGCATGtccaatatgaaaaaaaaaatttaaattacatgTCCATGTCTCTAGTGTCTGTGAAGGTGTCCATGCTTAATAGGGTGGTACAACTCCTTAGTTTCACAACAGCTCACTCTTTTTGACGCAAAGGGGATCTTATAGTATATACAAGGGATAGAAGGTCATTCCCAATAAATGGAAGaggcaacaaaataaaggaagCTGTTCATCAAACAAACGCTATAAAGAAACCTTTTAAGAAGTAAATTTAACTGATAGCATATAAAACAATCAAAAAGATAAATAATCAAGAATATGTTAACAGCCTCTAAATTAGCCAAGACTCCATAATAAACTAGTCATTTTTTATGTCTCACATATTATTGTCGCAGTTCTAGATCCTTTAAAGTGTTCCATGAATGTTGCTACTCCTTAAAATCCTGTGAAATCATCACAAACACAATCATGGTACTGTgaataaccttttttttttcattatttttactTTCCACTTTTTAAAGATTCAAACATATCAACTACTCACAGACATTTCATCGACTTAGTACTAAGTTCGGGGAAACTTGAAATTTCAGATCCACTCAAATCACTTGATCCCCtgcaaatcaaaataattagaaccAGAGATACTTAATTAAGCACATAAAGTTGTCACAATGAAACTATATTTTGTTCTATACACATAAAACATATCATGCTTACCAGTCACTTAAGTTGCTCAATTTTGAAATACCAGAAGGAATCGGCCCACTTAGTCCACTTCCTGTAATTTTTCTATAtgagaaataaaaacaaaacaaactatTATTAAATGTAGCATCACATGGATATATTGCAATTCAAGGATAATagaaaatttattcaaaaaattgaGAATTTAAAGGGTTCACACAATATTTTGAGACTTCTCCAGCTCTCAATAAAATCAGGAATCTTTCCACAGAAGTGATTATCGCCAGGTAAACTGCATAATTTAAGGGAAAAAAAAACCAACAATGTTGTTCCACTTTGCCATTACcgattatttattataaaaagaaAAGGGAAGCTTACATATACTGTAAGTAACTGAGGTTGGCAACTGTTGCAGGTAGCTCTCCTGTGAAATTGTTGGAGGAAAGTAccctacatatatatatacaataatgccacaaattaaaatataaataattaccTTTCCATACAAACATAATCCGAACATAATCTAAATTCAGCAAGACATTACCCAAAAACAAAACTTAAAAATGTGAGTAAATACTCTTTCCGGCCCCTGTCCATTTTGAAAATTGACTACACGCTCCCTAACCTTTATAAGTTACCATATCGGCCCTTATCCATATACTCCGTGATACCAATTAGCCCTTGAGTTGCTTTCTCCGTTCAAAGCCGACAGAAAACGCTGAGGTGTAACGGCCAGCCTGTGACGTGGCATTGGATCATCAAACGTGGAATGCTCTGTGGACATGTGGACAAATAAGCCCCTGTACACTCATCAAAGCGACGTCGTTTTAAAAAGAAGGCCTTTGGCTCGTTTAGGGTAAAATTTCATTCTCCCAATTTCTGAACCCTAACACTAATGCCTGAAGCATGAGCGATCCAGAGCAATTTTCAACCTCTAACACACGCCGTGTCTGGAGGAAGAATATGGTGGGTTCGAGTAGCAATGCAAGTGAGGGTAAGAAGGCCAAGTTCCAACACCCTAAATGCAAGTGTGGCACCTATGCAGTCAGGCAACAGTCTAGGACAGCCAAGAACCCAGACAGAATCTTCCTGGGTTGTTCCTACTATGGCGTAAGTGTGCATCCATCTTCAGTTTATGTAATCAACTTCATATGTTGTTTAACAAGTTGTATTCACTGTAATGACGATTGTAGATGGAGCAACGTCACTGCAACTTTTTTGTTTGGCTGGACGAACTGATTGCTAAACGTTTTGGGCATGAAGATGACAATGATGTTCAAGGAAGAATGATGATGCTGGAGAATAGATTGGAGCAACTGGAAGTCAAGATTGAGGATGAATACGAAGCTTTAAGATCAGATAGCGACACTAACCTTAGTAGCGCCGTCAGTTCCTCCGTCTGCAGCGCCGTCAGTTCCTCCGTCTACAGCACCGTCAACACCTCCCTGTTGGAAGTCTCTGTCAGCTTGCTTGGAGGAAAACGTTTCGTTCTCTTAGAATTTCTTCGTAATTTTGAGGAGAGAACGAGGGTGATGTATGGTAATTGAGGTGTGCACAAGGGAGAGAATGGGATTTCACCCCAAACGAGCAAAAGGATGCCAAGCAAAACGACGTCGCTTTGCTGAGTGTGCAGGGGCTTATTTGTCCACATGCCCACAGAGCATTCCACGTTTGATGATCCAACGCCACGTCACAGGCTGGTCGTTACACCTCAGCGTTTTCCGTCGACTTTGAACGGAGAAAGCAACTCAAGGGCTAATTGGTATCACGGAGTATATGGATAAGGGCCGATATGGTAATTTATAAAGGTTAGGGGGTGTGTAGTCAATTTTCAAAATGGACAGGGCCGGAAAGGATATTTACTCTAAAAATGTGGAGTTAACCAAACCACCAACAAATACTCGCTGATCTTGTTTTCTACTTAGCCCCGTTAGTTTAATTCATCTATTTCTTCGTACACAGCAAACATAGGTTGAAGAAAATATTCCTTTCCTTAACAAAGCTCACCAACTTTAGCGCATCATCTTCGTGaagttaaaaaacaaaaaaaattaagaaccTACAAACCACCATAAATTCAACAAGGTTTCCAGCCAAATGGTACACAAAACGGTTAAGAACCCCTTTTAGAATTTCGCAGCAgtaattgaaaaacaaaaaacatcAGCGGGTTTTACAGTATAAAAAACACATGAACATCTAATTATAAATTACTTACAATCTTCTTCTCATGATATAGTTGTAGCATGTCCCTAcgaaacaaaaaatttaaattactaTGTCCATGCCTCTAGTGTCTGTGAACGTGCCTATACTTAATAAGCTGCTACGAGTCCTCAATTTCACAACAACTCCGACAGTTAGACGCAAAGGGGGAAAGCACATGTTTTCTTTGTCATTCCTACCATGCTAGTAGTACCCATAGCAACAACAATTTTCCAAACTTACAATATATTGAACTTCCTAATTTTCATCTAAATTATATGTCTAAATTATCTACCAATTTATTCATATAGGAGTTTGTGGAAGAAGAAGGATGATCTAATGTGACTTAGTCTTTAACCAACTACCCAAGCTCCAACCTACTAAAACCATGGATTCCTAAGCCTATATCCACAACATTAGCAGCATTTCAAATTTCCACCTTGAAGCCAATCCTAGTAACTAAAAATTCAAAGTAATCATTTCAAATGCAACACACATACTCGACCTAACCTGATCACGTTTCGATGCCAACACTCAAAGCTGATCATTCAGTGGGCCGAGCAACTGTTACGTTCGACTGCCAAGCACGGTGGAGGACCAGCAACAGGATTGACTGCGCAACTGGCGCACCGGACCAACACGACTTCCGTGAGCACTACGGATCTCTGGGTATGAGGCATAACCTGGAGATTGGCGTCCGTGGATAACTCGTTGAACAGGAGGGAGCACCCGGAACAGATGCAGTAGCCAATCGCCGAGCACAGAGAGAGTTACGAGACTTGCGGTGGCGTTCTTCGTTAACGGTGATAGGGTTTCCTTTGATGGGAGGAGAAGACTGACCGAGAGAACCCACTTCTTGGATTATACCCACTCTTTTTTGGGAACAAACCAAAAGGCCCAACAAAGGCACCAACGGAACCCTTAACAGCAAAATCCCGTTCTCACTCACGCTATCCAGCCGGCTCACCCAAACCTCTAATGAGCCTCGCCAGCTTCCTCACACCTACCTGCTTTCAGCCAAAGAGAAACGCCACGCGTTCacaaaaaatgcaataaaaacaaaaatttgtaAATCTGTACAAAAATACGTCTGTATACTAGATGGACCCAGAAAATATATGTGTGTTACTTTTGTCTGAGAGACTGGACTACctctaattttaaataattatatctcaAATTTATATGCCTGTCTATCTACAGTGTacacacacttttttttttttggtaaggaCAGTCTACACACACTTTTGTTATAAAGTTGCAAGGCAACTCTGGGCTTTGTTCCACTGGTaggggtttttttttttgtgtatgcAAGAAGCATAGGATTTTAGTtgacaaaaaaagaaaagaattaaatCCAAATATATATTCTATTTCTCCAACTAAATTACCGAATTTGACTTAGTTATTTGGAATATATTTGACTAGATTATTTAACTAATAAACACATGTACTcagagaaaagaaaataattgAGAGACAACTTGATAAGTATAGAGGTCTCCAAGTAAAATAATTGTATCTTCTAAAGTTAGTCTGATGCTTTGGAATATGAACTTAAATCAGATTTCTTTTTGTATTATCTATATACGGAGATATTAGCAAATTTAAATTATAACAAATGCAATTACAAGTTGAGTAAAATATAGATATATAGAGAGAGTAGTTAAACCTTTTAAGTTTTGCTAACTGATTCTTCTGGCAATGAAATCATGACATATAAGATCTCATGTAGAATCATTTAAATAGTCATGCTCAACAGAACCATCAAAAGTGACAAGATGCAAAGAGAAAAATGATTACCAAAAAGGATGAAACTTGAGGGTTgcaaataagagagagagagagagatagagagaaggGACCTACATTTTCATAAAAAATCTCACCATGATTTTGCACTAACCAATCATGGGGATTGCCTATTACAATAACATCTTCACTTGCAAAAATCATTACAGAGTGAAAGtgccaccaccatcatcatcaaaAGACAAGGGGCACTAATATCCTATCAAATTAAACTCCTACTAATAAcacattacaaattttttttttcatttttctacaATGAGAATAATTACTTTCATACCAGATTCCAGAGTCATTCTTCACAGCTATAAATAGCTAACTCAAGCTAGTATGATTGCAATTTTGACTCAAGCTActattttttccttttaattcttGTTATGAGGATGTTATATTGCAGGTGTTGGATTTGGACTTATCAAGAATTGACCACATAACTTGAACATCTTCATAGCCACAAGCCATGACTTCACCGTGCAGATCCATCACAACACGGTTCTCTTGTTCTGCAACAATCACATAAAATAAAATCAACTATATGAACACTTGAACCGTGATAATTAATAATGGCaacaaataataatatatgtattACATGATTTCAATTTCACTACACAAACCTGTTTGAGACTTCTTATTATGATGGTGGTCCCTCGGTGGTTGCTGGTTAAAGAAAGTGCGAGCTTTTTTGAATGGGGTTGTGATGGTTTTCTTCCAAGACGCCATATTTGGATATTGAGCCTTTAACTCTAGTTTGATGTAATAATAAATGAAGAAGCCTTTGATGAACCAAGTTGATGCCTTATTGAGCCTCCTTAGCTTGCTAATAACTACTCTATATTCTAGGTCTTATATACTTCAATGAAGAGGATTATTATGTGTATGTATTTTTGGAATTAAATAAAAGATTATTGAAAAATTGGAAGGCAAAGGTGAGGGGATTTAAAGAAATTGAAGGGCAAGATCCGTGAGATGAGGCTATAGATGGAAGGAATAtcactactttttttttttttataaaaaatttaatttgagtTTTCCATTATCTTATAAAAGAAAAGGTTCGCCCCACTGCACCAAAGCACATGCTGCACGCTCCCTTAGAGACCCTCCTTACACGTGAATTCTTTAAAactcttgaattattaatgttattaatttattattttttgtattttttgttgttAGAACTTAGAAATANNCACTTCGCGTAAACCGCTCCTTAATGGCGCACTCTTCCACTTCTCCAAGCCATTCGAAGAAAACACAACCGTTTCATTTTCGAGCAACATTCGAAACTGAAGATATAGAACTCGTCGCGAAGATTGGAACATTCCATCAACACAACATAGAACTCTCGATCAAGAATCTCCAAAAAAAACAAAGTTATAATACTCAAGGTATGTTACGTTACTATTTTAGTCATCCTGTATATTTTCCACATTTCGAAAtcgaagaactaggttttactgttcttctacgttgttgtacgttttactgttcttcttgttctacatctcattttacagtttataatgttctacttgttctaggttttactgttattcttggttttatgttacactgttcttcttagttcttctaggtgttactgttcttattgttctagttcttctggtaactgatttttgggggtatattctgtagtttggtgggtgtatatggagtaatttgttgggtgtatatggcataatttgttgggtgtatatttctgaactgatatactgtaatagtcagcagttgcaactgttcttatatttgcttgtccatgggtgtatattgcttgaccttgtaatgttgcttgatCTTGTATATtaatgcatgtttgagtgatatttgactgatatatatgggtgtatctgaatcatatctatgggtgtatcttactgatatctatgggtgtatctgactcatatctatgggtgtatttttcatttcagaaaaaatggcagtgagaaaccaagctgaaaaaaatataagaacaaatatatgttttagatgaaatcagttttatataatagGAATATATCTGAcaataattttgttttgtttacagcaaaccaaagaccttaagtgtacaacacatttgttaagtgagaaattcagaaacatgagtgAGGAGAAGAAAACGATTGTTAGGGATTTGGGATTCGGTGGCTTGATGCACATCCCGccactaagggtgcatcaccaacTATTAAGGGAGTTGGCTAACAACATCAAATTAGGGGAGAACAGATTGGAAACCGGCTacggttcttttaaaataagaccAAAAACAATAGgtgatgcgcttggcatcaacACATCAAGTAACTCGCtaaaaattataggtgtatattaacTGATACTTGGGTGTATTTAAATtaatgcttgggtgtatttgaactgattttcatactatgttgttttcctttttgtaggagatctatttcctcaGAAAGTCAATTATAAGGATCTTTCTGAGGATGATAaagaaatttttagaagattccagggtaagaccctaAAAAAtcttacagatgagatgatggaTATTGGCGTTAGTAACGAACAGGATCGCCTAATGTTCAAGAGAATTTTCATTctctatatacagatggcgttTCTTTTACCAacgacaataaacaaaatctcatCTGTGCACCTGGCCCCAATTTTTGAGATGGACATCATAACAGAGCGAA contains the following coding sequences:
- the LOC107630576 gene encoding probable LRR receptor-like serine/threonine-protein kinase At1g29720 isoform X4 yields the protein MISFECWHRNVIRNPWFRVLSSNNFTGELPATVANLSYLQYIKITGSGLSGPIPSGISKLSNLSDWGSSDLSGSEISSFPELSTKSMKCLILRSSNIHGTL
- the LOC107630576 gene encoding probable leucine-rich repeat receptor-like serine/threonine-protein kinase At3g14840 isoform X1, which produces MISFECWHRNVIRNPWFRVLSSNNFTGELPATVANLSYLQYILPGDNHFCGKIPDFIESWRSLKILKITGSGLSGPIPSGISKLSNLSDWGSSDLSGSEISSFPELSTKSMKCLILRSSNIHGTL
- the LOC107630576 gene encoding probable LRR receptor-like serine/threonine-protein kinase At1g29720 isoform X5; protein product: MISFECWHRNVIRVLSSNNFTGELPATVANLSYLQYIKITGSGLSGPIPSGISKLSNLSDWGSSDLSGSEISSFPELSTKSMKCLILRSSNIHGTL
- the LOC107630576 gene encoding probable leucine-rich repeat receptor-like serine/threonine-protein kinase At3g14840 isoform X2, yielding MISFECWHRNVIRVLSSNNFTGELPATVANLSYLQYILPGDNHFCGKIPDFIESWRSLKILKITGSGLSGPIPSGISKLSNLSDWGSSDLSGSEISSFPELSTKSMKCLILRSSNIHGTL
- the LOC107630576 gene encoding probable leucine-rich repeat receptor-like serine/threonine-protein kinase At3g14840 isoform X3, which translates into the protein MISFECWHRNVIRNPWFRVLSSNNFTGELPATVANLSYLQYILPGDNHFCGKIPDFIESWRSLKILKITGSGLSGPIPSGISKLSNLSDWGSSDLSGSEISSFPELSTKSMK